Proteins encoded by one window of Streptomyces clavuligerus:
- a CDS encoding DUF2516 family protein — protein MLAVNFHNTLMLVVYLVFLVTSVTAFAMALFAREDAFRAADKQTKPFWLIILGIAVAVNLFTSMLFLSLAGLIASIVFFVDVRPALAQVTGKGGGRRGGSSSDGPYGPYNGGR, from the coding sequence ATGCTGGCCGTGAATTTCCACAACACCCTGATGCTGGTCGTGTACCTGGTCTTCCTGGTCACGTCCGTGACTGCGTTCGCCATGGCGCTCTTCGCCCGTGAGGACGCCTTCCGCGCCGCCGACAAGCAGACCAAGCCCTTCTGGCTGATCATCCTGGGCATCGCGGTCGCGGTGAATCTCTTCACGAGCATGCTGTTCCTGTCCCTGGCGGGACTGATCGCCTCGATCGTCTTCTTCGTCGACGTACGACCGGCGCTCGCCCAGGTCACCGGGAAGGGCGGCGGGCGGCGCGGCGGCTCCAGCAGCGACGGCCCCTACGGCCCGTACAACGGCGGGCGGTGA